From one Nonomuraea polychroma genomic stretch:
- a CDS encoding VOC family protein, whose product MHPTLNTIDIVVSDMDATIAFYARLGLDFKLDPHTPEHAGCDLPGGLHVMLDTEAFRTPFLPGWSAPVGGPRTLLCFQFDDPAGVDAKFAELVEAGYQGIKEPFDAFWGMRYATVADPDGNGVDLYATLPAS is encoded by the coding sequence ATGCACCCGACGCTGAACACCATCGACATCGTGGTGTCCGACATGGACGCGACGATCGCCTTCTATGCCCGGCTCGGGCTGGACTTCAAGCTCGACCCCCACACTCCCGAGCACGCCGGCTGCGACCTGCCGGGCGGGCTGCACGTGATGCTGGACACCGAGGCCTTCCGAACGCCGTTCCTGCCGGGCTGGAGCGCGCCGGTCGGCGGGCCGCGCACCTTGCTGTGCTTCCAGTTCGACGACCCGGCCGGGGTGGACGCCAAGTTCGCCGAGCTGGTCGAGGCGGGGTATCAGGGGATCAAGGAGCCGTTCGACGCCTTCTGGGGGATGCGGTACGCCACGGTGGCCGACCCGGACGGCAACGGCGTAGACCTGTACGCCACCCTCCCGGCAAGCTGA
- a CDS encoding TetR/AcrR family transcriptional regulator, which translates to MSRDSQALAGAAATRPARRTGRPPLTERRKAATRLEIAREAVRLFTANGVAGTSAEEIAAAAGISSRTLWRYFPSKESCVLPLLTGGLELATRCLRSWRPDQDVADLLDAMRRVAEEAADDRAALLNLVRLTGSEPGLRAVWLEAHREAEPVFAAVLAERAGLPGPDLDIKVQAAMLNVALRTGVEHYAAHTDPSVAEQPGLLEATVGQALRAAARGFSHQDGS; encoded by the coding sequence GTGTCCCGCGATTCACAGGCGCTGGCCGGAGCGGCCGCGACTCGCCCGGCCAGGCGGACCGGGCGCCCGCCCCTGACCGAGCGGCGCAAGGCCGCCACCCGGCTGGAGATCGCCCGCGAGGCCGTCCGCCTGTTCACCGCCAACGGCGTGGCCGGCACCTCCGCCGAAGAGATCGCCGCAGCGGCCGGCATCTCCTCGCGTACGCTGTGGCGGTATTTCCCGAGCAAGGAGAGCTGCGTCCTGCCCTTGCTGACCGGCGGACTCGAACTCGCCACCCGCTGCCTGCGCTCATGGCGTCCCGACCAGGATGTGGCGGACCTTCTCGACGCCATGCGCCGGGTGGCCGAAGAGGCCGCCGACGACAGAGCCGCGCTGCTGAACCTCGTACGTCTGACCGGCAGCGAGCCGGGACTACGCGCGGTGTGGCTGGAAGCGCATCGGGAGGCCGAGCCGGTGTTCGCCGCCGTGCTCGCCGAGCGTGCCGGACTGCCCGGCCCCGACCTGGACATCAAGGTGCAGGCCGCCATGCTCAACGTCGCGCTGCGCACGGGCGTGGAGCATTACGCCGCCCACACCGATCCCTCCGTCGCGGAGCAGCCCGGCCTGCTCGAGGCGACGGTCGGCCAGGCGCTGCGGGCAGCCGCCCGCGGCTTCTCGCACCAGGACGGCTCCTGA
- a CDS encoding SpoIIE family protein phosphatase, whose product MATPQSMPDGAPAAVVVIDTEGTVIGWTPSAQELLGYPAAEILDRSGALLLMPERAATWDPSYGDGEHWSGFAEARHRDGTRILVRVEGSRLITPDEQAAWLVTVTPAASAVSGRACSWMEPILNRSPVAVAIWDRDLRCVWLNDAAERLRAVFPHYQLGRSLAERLPGVNTEAAQEAMRKVIVDGVPQLDREARWTSVDQHEDRTLSTSLFRLEGVDGRPLGVCSVAIDISHSRARDRLALLREASVRIGSTLDVRKTAQELADLAVPALADYVTVDLAEAVLPDTEPLQRLAATDVRIPVFRRAGVASIHEGTPESLWQRGQAVFVPPSSPFTAVLSSGRAHFEPVLDTSPGSWIEQDPDRARIVRGTGMHTLIVVPLKARGDILGVAVFVRNDNPEPFTTDDLILAEELGARAGLSLDNARRYTRERNAALALQRNLLPRNLAGAGAVEVVSHYLPTDVHEGVGGDWFDAIPLGDGRVALVVGDVTGHGINAAATMGRLRTAVRTLAYLGLPPDELLARLDDLLVRLSEEDAGPDGFPLDPTGATCVYAVYDAATRRCTIAGAGHPPPAIVTPSGEVFFPRPPGGTPIGLGVGSYESFELELAEGSLIALYTDGLIETRQADIEAGIDRLGAALAHAAALPLEHACASVIRTMVGETGSEDDIALLLARTCISTSP is encoded by the coding sequence ATGGCCACACCTCAGAGCATGCCGGACGGTGCACCTGCAGCGGTCGTCGTCATCGACACCGAGGGCACCGTGATCGGCTGGACGCCGTCCGCGCAGGAGCTTCTCGGCTACCCCGCCGCCGAAATCCTCGACCGGTCCGGTGCGCTGCTGCTCATGCCGGAGCGCGCCGCGACGTGGGATCCGTCGTACGGCGACGGGGAACACTGGTCGGGATTCGCCGAGGCCCGCCATCGAGACGGCACCAGGATCCTCGTACGTGTCGAGGGCTCCCGGCTGATCACGCCGGACGAGCAGGCGGCCTGGCTCGTGACGGTGACGCCGGCGGCATCGGCGGTGTCGGGACGGGCGTGCTCCTGGATGGAGCCGATTCTCAACCGAAGCCCGGTGGCCGTGGCGATCTGGGACCGCGACCTGCGCTGCGTGTGGCTGAACGACGCGGCGGAGCGCCTGCGCGCGGTCTTCCCCCACTACCAGCTCGGCCGCTCGCTGGCCGAGCGCCTGCCGGGGGTCAACACCGAGGCCGCGCAGGAGGCGATGCGCAAGGTGATCGTCGACGGCGTCCCGCAGCTCGACCGCGAAGCCCGCTGGACCTCGGTCGACCAGCACGAGGACCGAACGTTGTCCACCTCCCTCTTCCGGCTCGAAGGCGTGGACGGCCGGCCGCTCGGCGTGTGTTCGGTGGCCATCGACATCAGCCACAGCCGCGCGCGCGACCGGCTCGCCCTGCTGCGCGAGGCAAGTGTCCGCATCGGCAGCACGCTCGACGTCAGGAAGACCGCGCAGGAGCTGGCCGACCTGGCCGTGCCGGCGCTCGCCGACTACGTCACCGTCGATCTCGCCGAAGCGGTCCTGCCGGACACCGAGCCCCTGCAGCGGCTGGCCGCCACGGACGTGAGGATCCCCGTGTTCCGCCGCGCCGGCGTGGCCTCCATCCACGAGGGGACGCCCGAGTCCCTCTGGCAGCGCGGACAGGCGGTCTTCGTGCCCCCGTCGTCCCCCTTCACCGCGGTGTTGTCCTCGGGCCGCGCCCACTTCGAGCCCGTGCTGGACACCTCGCCCGGCAGCTGGATCGAGCAGGACCCGGACCGGGCCAGGATCGTCCGCGGCACCGGCATGCACACGCTGATCGTCGTCCCGTTGAAGGCCCGCGGCGACATCCTCGGCGTCGCCGTGTTCGTCCGCAACGACAATCCGGAGCCGTTCACGACAGACGACTTGATCCTGGCGGAGGAGCTCGGCGCCCGCGCCGGGCTGAGCCTCGACAACGCGCGCCGGTACACCCGCGAGCGCAATGCCGCCCTCGCGCTGCAGCGCAACCTGCTGCCGCGCAACCTGGCCGGCGCCGGCGCCGTCGAGGTGGTCTCCCACTACCTGCCCACGGATGTGCACGAGGGCGTCGGCGGTGACTGGTTCGACGCCATCCCGCTGGGTGACGGCCGGGTCGCGCTGGTCGTCGGTGACGTGACCGGGCACGGCATCAACGCCGCGGCGACCATGGGGCGCCTGCGTACCGCCGTTCGCACCCTCGCGTACCTGGGCCTGCCGCCCGACGAGCTCCTCGCTCGCCTCGACGACCTCCTCGTGCGGTTGTCGGAGGAGGACGCCGGCCCCGACGGCTTCCCGCTCGACCCCACGGGAGCCACCTGTGTGTACGCGGTCTACGACGCGGCCACCCGGCGCTGCACCATAGCCGGAGCCGGACATCCGCCACCCGCGATCGTCACCCCGTCCGGCGAGGTCTTCTTCCCCCGCCCGCCCGGCGGCACCCCGATCGGCCTGGGAGTCGGCTCCTACGAATCCTTCGAGCTCGAACTCGCCGAAGGCAGCCTGATCGCCCTCTACACGGACGGCCTGATCGAGACCCGCCAGGCCGACATCGAAGCCGGCATCGACCGCCTCGGCGCAGCTCTGGCCCATGCGGCCGCGCTCCCGCTGGAGCACGCCTGCGCCTCGGTCATCCGGACCATGGTGGGCGAGACCGGATCCGAGGACGACATCGCGCTCCTCTTGGCGCGTACCTGCATCTCGACCTCGCCGTAG
- a CDS encoding FAD-dependent monooxygenase — protein sequence MKVACVGGGPANLYFSILMKRVDPSHDITVYERNPAGSTYGWGVTYWYELLEDLHGADPESARVIVDGSVRWESWVVHVQDRMTVGLEHGDLGFGIGRRDLLGILAERARSLGVRIEYEREITREEEVADADLVVAGDGVNSVLRERHADHFGPQFAVGRNFYTWLGTTKIFDAFTFAFVETQYGWIWCYGYGFGKEHSTCVIECFPETWKGLGFDQANEADSLGMLEKLFADILDGHPLIGRAQPDGTAHWLNFRTLTNRRWYHGNLVLLGDAAHTTHYSVGAGTALALGDAAFLVDALHREPRLERALARYERRRMAAIRSTQRAAHYSAQWYENLPRYINLPPQELFTLLGQRHSRLLPHLPPRLFYRMGQVGAPFIALGSMIRRARRARAVGSSDPGALPG from the coding sequence GTGAAGGTGGCCTGCGTCGGCGGCGGACCCGCCAACTTGTACTTCTCGATCCTGATGAAGCGAGTGGACCCCTCCCACGACATCACTGTCTACGAGCGCAATCCCGCCGGGTCGACGTACGGCTGGGGCGTGACCTACTGGTACGAGCTGCTCGAGGATCTCCACGGAGCCGATCCCGAGTCCGCGCGTGTCATCGTCGACGGCTCGGTCCGGTGGGAAAGCTGGGTCGTGCACGTCCAGGACCGGATGACGGTTGGCCTGGAGCACGGGGACCTGGGCTTCGGCATCGGGCGGCGCGACCTGCTCGGCATCCTCGCCGAGCGCGCCCGCTCGCTCGGGGTGCGGATCGAATACGAGCGCGAGATCACCCGCGAGGAGGAGGTGGCCGACGCCGACCTCGTCGTCGCCGGCGACGGTGTCAACAGCGTCCTGCGCGAGCGCCACGCCGACCATTTCGGCCCGCAGTTCGCGGTCGGGCGCAACTTCTACACCTGGCTCGGCACCACCAAGATCTTCGACGCCTTCACCTTCGCCTTCGTGGAGACGCAGTACGGCTGGATCTGGTGCTACGGCTACGGTTTCGGCAAGGAGCACAGCACCTGCGTCATCGAGTGTTTCCCCGAGACGTGGAAGGGACTCGGGTTCGACCAGGCGAACGAGGCCGACAGCCTCGGCATGTTGGAGAAACTCTTCGCCGACATCCTCGACGGTCACCCGCTGATCGGCCGGGCCCAGCCCGACGGCACCGCTCACTGGCTGAACTTCCGCACCCTGACCAACCGGAGGTGGTATCACGGCAACCTCGTCCTGCTCGGGGACGCCGCGCACACCACGCACTACTCCGTCGGCGCCGGCACCGCCCTGGCGCTGGGAGACGCCGCCTTCCTGGTCGACGCCCTGCACCGGGAGCCGCGCCTGGAGCGTGCCCTCGCCCGCTACGAGCGGCGACGCATGGCCGCGATCCGGTCCACCCAGAGGGCGGCCCACTACAGCGCGCAGTGGTATGAGAACCTTCCGCGCTACATCAACCTGCCGCCGCAAGAGTTGTTCACCCTGCTCGGCCAGCGGCACTCCCGGCTGCTCCCGCACCTGCCGCCGCGGTTGTTCTACAGGATGGGGCAGGTGGGGGCGCCGTTCATCGCGCTGGGCTCGATGATCAGACGAGCCAGGCGGGCGAGGGCCGTCGGATCATCCGATCCCGGGGCGCTTCCCGGCTGA
- a CDS encoding YciI family protein, whose amino-acid sequence MKYVLMFVETEEFAKELEAMGELEQEAAYEAVGRWFAEHADKITHHVHLHPMHTATTVRLDGAEPVVTDGPFVEGKEVVSGFAEVEVADLDEALKVARSWPACPIVEIRPAS is encoded by the coding sequence GTGAAGTACGTACTGATGTTCGTCGAGACCGAGGAGTTCGCCAAGGAGCTGGAGGCGATGGGCGAGCTGGAGCAGGAGGCCGCCTATGAGGCGGTGGGCCGCTGGTTCGCGGAGCACGCCGACAAGATCACCCACCACGTGCATCTGCACCCGATGCACACCGCGACCACGGTGCGGCTGGACGGGGCAGAGCCGGTCGTCACCGACGGGCCGTTCGTGGAGGGCAAGGAGGTGGTCAGCGGGTTCGCCGAGGTCGAGGTGGCGGACCTGGACGAGGCGCTGAAGGTGGCTCGCTCGTGGCCGGCCTGCCCGATCGTGGAGATCCGCCCGGCCTCGTGA
- a CDS encoding RNA polymerase sigma factor, with product MNEQAKERMGQEVLARVVREHAGRLAASLVSLLGDFSAAEDLVQDAVETALRRWPVEGVPDRPDAWLFTVARRRGLDVLRRESNYRAKLAQLTWPEPAARDDRLRLIFTCCHPALSRTAQIALTLRVVCGLSAAQIAAAFVVPETTVAQRITRAKRKVGEAGIPYRIPPDEELPERLNEVLAVIYLLFNEGYLSSTPERAQARDLVEDAEWLAALLANLMPKEPEAAGLLALIRLHRARGAARFDAQGRLVLLADQDRSLWDRQAIEEATALLMRAARAHRRPGPYQLQAAIVACHAEAGSFADTDWAQILVLYDMLVHLAPSPVTRLHRAIAVRYAQGPEAALAELKDLGRALERYPLFHATRAELLRDLGRREEARRADERALELTANPAQQALLEERISWG from the coding sequence GTGAACGAGCAGGCGAAGGAGCGGATGGGCCAGGAGGTGCTGGCCCGCGTGGTGCGTGAACACGCGGGCCGGCTGGCCGCGTCCCTGGTGTCGCTGCTGGGCGACTTCTCCGCCGCCGAGGACCTCGTACAGGACGCGGTCGAGACGGCGTTGCGGCGGTGGCCGGTCGAGGGCGTGCCGGACCGGCCGGACGCCTGGTTGTTCACGGTGGCCCGGCGGCGCGGCCTGGACGTGCTGCGCCGCGAGTCGAACTACCGGGCCAAGCTCGCCCAGCTCACCTGGCCCGAGCCGGCCGCACGCGACGATCGGCTACGGCTGATCTTCACCTGCTGCCACCCGGCGTTGTCGCGCACCGCGCAGATCGCGCTGACGTTGCGGGTGGTGTGCGGGCTGAGCGCGGCGCAGATCGCGGCGGCGTTCGTGGTGCCCGAGACCACGGTGGCGCAGCGCATCACGCGTGCCAAGCGGAAGGTCGGCGAAGCCGGGATCCCGTACCGCATCCCGCCGGACGAGGAGTTGCCGGAGCGGCTGAATGAGGTGCTGGCGGTCATCTACCTGCTGTTCAACGAGGGCTACCTGTCCAGCACGCCCGAGCGGGCCCAGGCGCGTGACCTGGTGGAGGACGCCGAATGGCTGGCCGCGCTGCTGGCGAACCTGATGCCGAAGGAGCCTGAGGCGGCCGGGCTGCTGGCGTTGATCCGGCTGCACCGGGCGCGCGGCGCTGCCCGCTTCGACGCTCAGGGGCGGCTGGTGCTGCTTGCCGATCAGGATCGGTCGTTGTGGGATCGGCAGGCGATCGAGGAGGCGACCGCGCTGCTGATGCGGGCCGCACGCGCTCACCGCCGGCCGGGGCCGTACCAGCTGCAGGCGGCGATCGTGGCCTGTCATGCCGAGGCCGGATCCTTCGCCGACACCGACTGGGCGCAGATCCTCGTGCTGTACGACATGCTGGTGCATCTGGCGCCCTCGCCCGTGACCCGGTTGCACCGGGCGATCGCGGTGCGTTACGCCCAAGGACCGGAGGCGGCGCTGGCCGAGCTGAAGGACCTCGGCCGGGCACTGGAGCGCTATCCGCTCTTCCATGCCACCCGGGCCGAGCTGCTGCGTGATCTGGGTCGCCGGGAGGAGGCGCGCCGGGCCGATGAGCGAGCGCTGGAGCTGACCGCCAACCCGGCCCAGCAGGCGCTGCTGGAGGAGAGGATCAGCTGGGGATGA
- a CDS encoding SDR family oxidoreductase, with the protein MTAIKGANVFVTGGGRGIGKVLVEELYARGAGKVYATAREPHTVTHPDAVALALEVTDPASVAAAAEQAQDVTILINNAGASVRASYLDSPMEDVRRDLETNFYGPLLVTRAFAPIIERNGGGHILNVHSALSWLADGTPYSASKAALWSQTNSLRLELQPRGIAVTGLHVAYVDTDMTSGIDAPKADPRDVAVAALDGIEAGEHEVLADDTTRWVKSQLSADLEAMYAQLKK; encoded by the coding sequence ATGACAGCAATCAAGGGCGCCAACGTCTTCGTCACCGGAGGCGGCCGCGGCATCGGCAAGGTGCTGGTCGAGGAGCTCTACGCGCGCGGCGCCGGCAAGGTCTACGCCACGGCCCGCGAGCCGCACACGGTGACGCACCCCGATGCCGTTGCGCTGGCGCTCGAGGTCACCGACCCGGCATCCGTGGCGGCCGCCGCCGAGCAGGCCCAGGACGTCACCATCCTGATCAACAACGCCGGCGCCTCGGTCCGCGCCTCGTACCTCGACTCCCCGATGGAGGACGTGCGCCGGGACCTGGAGACCAACTTCTACGGGCCGCTGCTGGTCACCCGGGCTTTCGCGCCGATCATCGAGCGCAACGGCGGGGGCCATATCCTCAACGTCCACTCCGCGCTGTCCTGGCTGGCCGACGGCACGCCCTACAGCGCCTCCAAGGCCGCCCTGTGGTCGCAGACCAATTCTTTGCGCCTGGAGTTGCAGCCGCGCGGCATCGCGGTGACCGGGCTCCACGTGGCCTACGTGGACACCGATATGACGTCGGGTATCGACGCACCCAAGGCCGACCCCCGCGACGTCGCCGTGGCCGCGCTCGACGGCATCGAGGCGGGGGAACACGAGGTGCTGGCCGACGACACCACGCGCTGGGTCAAGTCGCAGCTGTCCGCCGACCTGGAAGCCATGTACGCCCAGCTGAAGAAGTAG
- a CDS encoding SDR family NAD(P)-dependent oxidoreductase, protein MIERFGRIDVLVNNAGMGAIGAVEESSVVQAQDIFNVNVFGVMRMTKAVLAHMRAQGRGRIINLSSVVGFLPSPYMAVYAASKHAIEGYSESLDHEVREYGVRALLVEPAYTSTGFGPTARTRGSCTRNAVKLNQLAG, encoded by the coding sequence ATGATCGAGCGGTTCGGGCGGATTGACGTGCTGGTCAACAACGCCGGCATGGGCGCAATCGGTGCCGTTGAGGAAAGCTCTGTCGTGCAGGCTCAGGACATCTTCAATGTCAATGTCTTCGGTGTGATGCGCATGACAAAGGCCGTCCTGGCCCACATGCGCGCTCAAGGACGCGGGCGCATCATCAACCTCTCCTCCGTTGTCGGCTTCCTCCCCTCGCCTTACATGGCCGTCTACGCCGCCTCCAAGCATGCGATCGAGGGGTACTCCGAGTCCCTGGACCACGAGGTCCGCGAGTACGGCGTGCGGGCGCTTCTCGTCGAGCCCGCCTACACCAGCACCGGATTCGGGCCAACAGCCCGCACGCGGGGTTCTTGCACGCGAAACGCAGTCAAGCTCAACCAGCTGGCCGGCTGA
- a CDS encoding SDR family NAD(P)-dependent oxidoreductase, with protein MSSSGLRDSSVIVTGAGSGIGRAAALRFAQEGAKVVVADLNGDAAKEVVAEIQAAGGTAVAVTGDLSDPAVVDEVVTTAVDTFGGLDVLVNNAGIMDRMSAAAEVSDAEWERVIRVNLTAPFLLTRAALPHMLARGKGAIVNTASEAALRGSAAGTAYTVSKHGVVGLTRSVAVMYRNAGIRANAIAPGGTKTGIVLDIDPAAHGPKTLGAYMHNVGQPAEADEQAAVIVFLASDAASNINGAIVPVDNGWAAV; from the coding sequence ATGAGCAGCAGTGGACTGCGAGACAGCAGCGTCATCGTGACCGGCGCCGGATCCGGAATCGGGCGGGCCGCCGCCCTGCGTTTCGCCCAGGAGGGCGCCAAGGTGGTGGTGGCCGATCTCAACGGCGACGCCGCCAAGGAGGTCGTGGCGGAGATCCAGGCCGCCGGCGGCACCGCGGTGGCGGTGACCGGCGACCTGAGCGACCCGGCGGTGGTCGACGAGGTCGTCACCACGGCGGTGGACACCTTCGGGGGCCTGGACGTGCTGGTCAACAACGCCGGCATCATGGACCGGATGTCGGCCGCCGCCGAGGTCTCCGACGCCGAATGGGAGCGGGTCATCCGGGTCAACCTGACCGCGCCGTTCCTGCTCACCCGCGCCGCGCTGCCGCACATGCTGGCCAGGGGCAAGGGCGCGATCGTCAACACCGCGTCGGAGGCGGCCCTTCGCGGCAGCGCGGCCGGCACCGCGTACACCGTTTCCAAGCACGGCGTCGTCGGGCTCACCCGGTCGGTCGCGGTGATGTACCGCAACGCCGGCATCCGCGCCAACGCCATCGCCCCCGGCGGTACCAAGACCGGCATCGTCCTCGACATCGATCCCGCCGCCCACGGCCCGAAGACCCTCGGCGCGTACATGCACAACGTCGGCCAGCCGGCCGAGGCGGACGAGCAGGCCGCCGTCATCGTGTTCCTCGCCTCCGACGCCGCCAGCAACATCAACGGCGCCATCGTTCCGGTCGACAACGGCTGGGCCGCGGTGTGA
- a CDS encoding TetR/AcrR family transcriptional regulator: MTTEVRPSPRERLLEAAATLTYRDGVGIGVEALCKAAGVSKRSMYQLFESKDELLAASLEERSSAFVARLLPAAGDGRSPRERILHVFEQVELQAGAPEFRGCRYLAVQIELKDQSHPASRVAHRVKGNLMAFFRAEAEQGGASDPDLLARQLCVVFDGASARAGIGADNLAGLIAPTVVTLLDAAGVR, translated from the coding sequence ATGACCACCGAAGTGAGGCCAAGTCCCCGAGAGCGGCTGCTGGAGGCGGCGGCCACGCTCACCTACCGAGACGGTGTCGGCATCGGCGTCGAGGCGCTGTGCAAGGCGGCGGGGGTGTCGAAGCGCTCCATGTACCAGCTGTTCGAGAGCAAGGACGAACTGCTGGCGGCGAGCCTGGAGGAGCGCTCGTCCGCCTTCGTGGCGAGGCTGCTGCCTGCGGCGGGTGATGGCCGTTCACCCCGCGAGCGGATCCTGCACGTCTTCGAGCAGGTGGAGTTGCAGGCGGGTGCGCCCGAGTTCCGAGGCTGCCGGTACCTGGCGGTGCAGATCGAGCTCAAGGATCAGAGTCACCCTGCGAGCCGGGTGGCGCACCGGGTCAAGGGAAACCTGATGGCCTTTTTCCGTGCCGAGGCCGAGCAAGGTGGGGCGAGCGACCCGGACCTGCTGGCCCGGCAGCTCTGCGTGGTCTTCGACGGCGCCAGCGCCCGTGCGGGGATCGGAGCCGACAACCTGGCAGGGCTCATCGCGCCCACCGTGGTCACCCTGCTCGATGCGGCAGGCGTGCGCTGA
- a CDS encoding MerR family transcriptional regulator: protein MRIGELAARSGVSVRALRYYEEQGLLEANRSDSGQRHYPESAVDRVQLIQMLYAAGLSSRTIAELLPCVEAKVSTPESRARLAAERDRIDAQIAALTRTRDRLDAVIAFSGSPDSGCTWIADRDVFAQASHFAGRDRDG from the coding sequence GTGCGTATCGGCGAATTGGCGGCGCGGTCGGGCGTCAGCGTGCGGGCCTTGCGCTACTACGAGGAGCAGGGACTGCTGGAGGCGAACCGGAGCGACTCCGGGCAGCGCCACTATCCCGAATCGGCGGTCGACCGGGTTCAGCTGATCCAGATGCTCTACGCGGCCGGGCTGTCCAGCCGGACCATCGCCGAGCTGCTGCCCTGCGTCGAGGCCAAGGTCAGCACTCCGGAGTCACGGGCCCGGCTGGCCGCCGAGCGCGATCGCATCGACGCCCAGATCGCCGCGTTGACCCGTACCCGTGACCGCCTCGACGCGGTCATCGCCTTCTCCGGAAGCCCAGACAGCGGTTGCACGTGGATCGCGGACCGGGACGTCTTCGCGCAGGCGAGCCACTTCGCGGGCCGTGATCGCGACGGCTAG
- a CDS encoding 4Fe-4S binding protein, protein MGETDRFLAVEAKYGNFVLLATVLVDAEVSEYGQALDYTPCIDCKLCVAACPVGAISKDGDFDFFACTTHNYREFMSGFTDWAQTVADSQDAADYRSRVTDSENASMWQSLASPPGYKSGYCMAVCPGGEDVLGPYLEDRKTFMDTVLRPLQDKKETLYVLPGSHAQEYAQRRFPHKPVKEVTGGWQPPAERPTSS, encoded by the coding sequence GTGGGGGAAACTGATCGGTTTCTCGCCGTGGAGGCGAAGTACGGCAACTTCGTGCTGCTGGCCACCGTCCTGGTGGACGCCGAGGTGAGCGAGTACGGACAGGCGCTGGACTACACCCCTTGCATCGACTGCAAGCTGTGCGTCGCCGCCTGCCCGGTCGGCGCCATCAGCAAGGACGGAGACTTCGACTTCTTCGCCTGCACCACGCATAACTACCGTGAGTTCATGAGCGGGTTCACCGACTGGGCGCAGACCGTGGCCGACAGCCAGGACGCCGCCGACTACCGCTCCCGGGTCACCGATTCCGAAAACGCCTCCATGTGGCAGAGCCTGGCCTCTCCTCCCGGCTACAAGTCCGGCTACTGCATGGCCGTCTGCCCCGGCGGCGAGGACGTCCTGGGCCCGTACCTGGAGGACCGCAAGACCTTCATGGACACCGTGCTGCGACCGCTCCAGGACAAGAAGGAAACCCTCTACGTCCTGCCGGGCTCACACGCGCAGGAATACGCCCAGCGCCGCTTCCCCCACAAGCCCGTCAAAGAAGTCACCGGCGGCTGGCAGCCCCCGGCCGAACGCCCCACATCCTCCTGA
- a CDS encoding SDR family oxidoreductase encodes MQINGAHVLVTGANRGLGRQFVLSLLDRGAGRVYATARRPDLIDVPGVVPLPLDITDPASIAAAAAAAPDVKIVINNAGISTGANLVTGDLDTIRREMDTHFYGTLNVIRAFAPQVDDGAILNVLSAISWLAYDGAGAYHAAKAAEWALTNNVRLELAHQRTLVTGLHLGAADTDMMAWYNGDKTAPEVIVAAALDGIEAHRPEVLADAWSRQVKAWLAEDPSVIYREAAAALTT; translated from the coding sequence ATGCAGATCAACGGAGCTCACGTGCTGGTCACCGGCGCCAACCGCGGCCTGGGCCGGCAGTTTGTCCTTTCCCTTCTTGATCGCGGTGCCGGCAGGGTGTACGCCACCGCCCGCCGCCCCGATCTCATCGACGTGCCCGGGGTCGTCCCGCTGCCCCTCGACATCACCGATCCGGCATCGATCGCCGCCGCCGCGGCAGCGGCACCTGATGTCAAGATTGTCATCAACAATGCGGGAATCTCGACCGGGGCGAATCTGGTCACCGGGGACCTGGACACGATTCGCCGCGAGATGGACACCCACTTCTACGGCACCCTCAACGTGATCCGTGCCTTTGCGCCCCAGGTGGACGACGGCGCGATCCTCAACGTACTGTCGGCGATCTCGTGGCTCGCCTACGACGGCGCGGGCGCCTACCACGCGGCCAAGGCCGCCGAGTGGGCGCTCACCAACAACGTCCGCCTGGAGCTGGCCCACCAGCGCACCCTGGTGACGGGCCTCCACCTGGGCGCTGCGGACACCGACATGATGGCCTGGTACAACGGCGACAAGACCGCCCCCGAGGTGATCGTCGCGGCGGCCCTGGATGGCATCGAGGCGCACCGGCCCGAGGTGCTCGCCGACGCCTGGAGCCGCCAGGTGAAGGCATGGCTGGCGGAGGACCCGAGCGTCATCTACCGGGAAGCGGCGGCCGCCCTCACCACCTGA